A window of the Lolium perenne isolate Kyuss_39 chromosome 7, Kyuss_2.0, whole genome shotgun sequence genome harbors these coding sequences:
- the LOC127314424 gene encoding uncharacterized protein isoform X1, whose translation MWARSRVHVSAPAATSLPTSVSKFSFRSPVRTVYIAKSFLLASLIPSRKKSGSRAGRSTFSIGGEGFPATAARSRTSSPPVGCSTEFRNAERGQAAAAVDVAEGRGEVEPLQPRGRPRLREPRHAARERRLPLLLLLPRDPADERRPRRDASAERRRGRVFQAAEGAAGAGFAVREGEAGAGNTIDRRQLIEKDPNKAVPLFWAAINSGERIESALKDMATVLKQANRAEEAIEAIRTFRDRCPNEAQDSLDNILIDLYKKCGRTKEQIEMLTVKLRIVDEDLASGRWKTKLSKSHGRVVYLSLRDEKARLLGNLAWAHMQSENYEEAEMLYRQALAIEADYNKECNLAICLMKIGKVAEAKYLLQSIPCNSNDENHVRSLARATEVLREMESQTLPSPITQMKSKDSRISVATDVENLEYLHPQILSSTQLNYEEAQIPVPADTEKHENCNPQALPSPITQLKRKEPQFMLATEEEKNGQCLEEHQDLSKLFNDAATPQSLLEKLRKRLVEKDRPNVSTENQIQTPISAECLPNSNGGIDASENPMQEGKGFADGARKTWADMVEEDEQQTTVQGRSSKHASEQRGRTPPSSQESSSLKTPVPGVRLQSSSAGSWRRSDSRISTDENMNPKFVRTAPSWKQQKAQDHSNRVSQRLNTIHLSEKAQGTGQTPWRSSAAQRSLFGGHVPFRDSENCQGASHTEATSRWPKNAAASTRPWRPQQNRLRVFRDITDEMNQNVT comes from the exons ATGTGGGCCCGTTCCCGTGTCCACGTCAGCGCCCCCGCCGCCACCTCCCTCCCCACCTCCGTTTCAAAATTTTCCTTCCGTTCGCCAGTTCGCACTGTATATATAGCAAAATCGTTCCTTCTCGCCTCGCTAATCCCTTCTCGGAAGAAATCGGGTTCGCGAGCGGGCAGATCCACCTTCTCGATCGGAGGCGAGGGTTTCCCGGCCACGGCGGCCCGATCCCGGACCTCctcgccgccggtagg GTGTTCGACGGAATTCCGCAATGCCGAGCGGGGGCAGGCGGCTGCCGCCGTGGACGTCGCCGAGGGGCGCGGCGAGGTGGAGCCCCTGCAGCCCCGCGGGCGACCTCGTCTTCGGGAGCCACGTCACGCCGCCCGCGAGCGCCGgctgcccctcctcctcctcctaccgcGTGACCCCGCCGACGAGCGGAGGCCCCGTCGCGACGCCTCTGCCGAGCGGCGGCGGGGGCGGGTGTTCCAGGCCGCCGAGGGCGCCGCCGGCGCTGGATTCGCCGTACGTGAGGGCGAAGCAGGCGCAGGTAACACGATCGACCGCCGTCAG TTAATTGAAAAGGATCCCAACAAGGCAGTTCCATTGTTCTGGGCGGCTATTAACAGTGGTGAACGAATTGAGAGTGCACTGAAGGATATGGCTACTGTACTGAAACAAGCCAATCGGGCTGAAGAGGCCATCGAAGCGATAAGAACCTTCCGTGACCGTTGTCCTAATGAAGCTCAAGACTCTCTTGACAATATTCTTATTGACCTTTACAAG AaatgtggtaggacaaaagaGCAGATTGAAATGCTGACAGTGAAGCTGAGAATTGTTGATGAGGATCTAGCTTCTGGCCGGTGGAAAACTAAGCTGTCTAAATCTCATGGAAGAGTAGTCTATCTGTCTCTCAGAGATGAAAAAGCAAG GTTGCTGGGTAACCTCGCCTGGGCCCATATGCAGTCTGAGAACTATGAGGAAGCTGAAATGCTCTACAG GCAAGCTCTTGCTATAGAAGCTGATTATAACAAAGAGTGTAATTTAGCCATCTGCTTGATGAAGATTGGAAAGGTAGCTGAAGCTAAATACCTTCTCCAATCTATACCTTGCAACTCCAATGATGAAAACCATGTGAGATCTCTTGCCCGGGCTACTGAAGTGCTTAGGGAAATGGAGTCACAAACACTCCCTTCACCCATTACTCAAATGAAGTCTAAAGATTCAAGGATTTCGGTTGCTACTGATGTGGAGAACCTTGAATATCTACATCCACAAATTCTTTCTTCAACTCAACTGAATTATGAAGAGGCACAAATTCCAGTTCCAGCGGATACAGAGAAGCATGAGAATTGCAACCCACAAGCTCTTCCTTCTCCGATAACCCAGTTGAAGCGTAAAGAACCACAATTTATGCTTGCAACTGAGGAAGAGAAGAACGGACAATGCCTGGAGGAGCACCAAGATCTTTCTAAACTGTTCAACGATGCTGCTACACCACAGTCTCTACTCGAGAAACTACGCAAGCGGCTGGTTGAGAAGGACAGACCAAATGTCAGCACAGAGAATCAAATTCAGACTCCTATCTCAGCTGAATGCCTGCCAAACTCTAATGGCGGCATTGATGCTAGTGAGAATCCTATGCAAGAGGGGAAGGGTTTTGCTGATGGGGCTAGAAAAACGTGGGCTGACATGGTGGAGGAGGATGAACAGCAAACTACTGTGCAGGGTAGGAGCAGCAAACATGCAAGTGAGCAGAGGGGCAGAACACCACCATCATCTCAAGAAAGCAGCAGCCTCAAAACCCCAGTCCCAGGTGTTCGGCTACAAAGTTCATCAGCAGGTTCTTGGAGACGCAGCGACTCCAGAATCTCGACAGACGAGAACATGAACCCGAAGTTTGTGAGGACTGCTCCATCATGGAAGCAGCAGAAGGCTCAAGACCACAGCAACCGAGTCAGCCAAAGGCTTAACACGATTCATCTCAGTGAGAAGGCTCAAGGCACCGGGCAAACACCATGGAGAAGCAGTGCAGCTCAGCGTTCTCTTTTCGGCGGCCATGTACCATTTCGTGACAGTGAGAACTGTCAGGGTGCCAGTCACACTGAGGCCACTAGCCGCTGGCCTAAGAACGCGGCGGCGAGCACAAGACCATGGAGGCCGCAGCAGAACCGGCTGCGGGTCTTCCGAGACATCACAGATGAGATGAACCAAAATGTTACATAG
- the LOC127314424 gene encoding uncharacterized protein isoform X2, translating to MPSGGRRLPPWTSPRGAARWSPCSPAGDLVFGSHVTPPASAGCPSSSSYRVTPPTSGGPVATPLPSGGGGGCSRPPRAPPALDSPYVRAKQAQLIEKDPNKAVPLFWAAINSGERIESALKDMATVLKQANRAEEAIEAIRTFRDRCPNEAQDSLDNILIDLYKKCGRTKEQIEMLTVKLRIVDEDLASGRWKTKLSKSHGRVVYLSLRDEKARLLGNLAWAHMQSENYEEAEMLYRQALAIEADYNKECNLAICLMKIGKVAEAKYLLQSIPCNSNDENHVRSLARATEVLREMESQTLPSPITQMKSKDSRISVATDVENLEYLHPQILSSTQLNYEEAQIPVPADTEKHENCNPQALPSPITQLKRKEPQFMLATEEEKNGQCLEEHQDLSKLFNDAATPQSLLEKLRKRLVEKDRPNVSTENQIQTPISAECLPNSNGGIDASENPMQEGKGFADGARKTWADMVEEDEQQTTVQGRSSKHASEQRGRTPPSSQESSSLKTPVPGVRLQSSSAGSWRRSDSRISTDENMNPKFVRTAPSWKQQKAQDHSNRVSQRLNTIHLSEKAQGTGQTPWRSSAAQRSLFGGHVPFRDSENCQGASHTEATSRWPKNAAASTRPWRPQQNRLRVFRDITDEMNQNVT from the exons ATGCCGAGCGGGGGCAGGCGGCTGCCGCCGTGGACGTCGCCGAGGGGCGCGGCGAGGTGGAGCCCCTGCAGCCCCGCGGGCGACCTCGTCTTCGGGAGCCACGTCACGCCGCCCGCGAGCGCCGgctgcccctcctcctcctcctaccgcGTGACCCCGCCGACGAGCGGAGGCCCCGTCGCGACGCCTCTGCCGAGCGGCGGCGGGGGCGGGTGTTCCAGGCCGCCGAGGGCGCCGCCGGCGCTGGATTCGCCGTACGTGAGGGCGAAGCAGGCGCAG TTAATTGAAAAGGATCCCAACAAGGCAGTTCCATTGTTCTGGGCGGCTATTAACAGTGGTGAACGAATTGAGAGTGCACTGAAGGATATGGCTACTGTACTGAAACAAGCCAATCGGGCTGAAGAGGCCATCGAAGCGATAAGAACCTTCCGTGACCGTTGTCCTAATGAAGCTCAAGACTCTCTTGACAATATTCTTATTGACCTTTACAAG AaatgtggtaggacaaaagaGCAGATTGAAATGCTGACAGTGAAGCTGAGAATTGTTGATGAGGATCTAGCTTCTGGCCGGTGGAAAACTAAGCTGTCTAAATCTCATGGAAGAGTAGTCTATCTGTCTCTCAGAGATGAAAAAGCAAG GTTGCTGGGTAACCTCGCCTGGGCCCATATGCAGTCTGAGAACTATGAGGAAGCTGAAATGCTCTACAG GCAAGCTCTTGCTATAGAAGCTGATTATAACAAAGAGTGTAATTTAGCCATCTGCTTGATGAAGATTGGAAAGGTAGCTGAAGCTAAATACCTTCTCCAATCTATACCTTGCAACTCCAATGATGAAAACCATGTGAGATCTCTTGCCCGGGCTACTGAAGTGCTTAGGGAAATGGAGTCACAAACACTCCCTTCACCCATTACTCAAATGAAGTCTAAAGATTCAAGGATTTCGGTTGCTACTGATGTGGAGAACCTTGAATATCTACATCCACAAATTCTTTCTTCAACTCAACTGAATTATGAAGAGGCACAAATTCCAGTTCCAGCGGATACAGAGAAGCATGAGAATTGCAACCCACAAGCTCTTCCTTCTCCGATAACCCAGTTGAAGCGTAAAGAACCACAATTTATGCTTGCAACTGAGGAAGAGAAGAACGGACAATGCCTGGAGGAGCACCAAGATCTTTCTAAACTGTTCAACGATGCTGCTACACCACAGTCTCTACTCGAGAAACTACGCAAGCGGCTGGTTGAGAAGGACAGACCAAATGTCAGCACAGAGAATCAAATTCAGACTCCTATCTCAGCTGAATGCCTGCCAAACTCTAATGGCGGCATTGATGCTAGTGAGAATCCTATGCAAGAGGGGAAGGGTTTTGCTGATGGGGCTAGAAAAACGTGGGCTGACATGGTGGAGGAGGATGAACAGCAAACTACTGTGCAGGGTAGGAGCAGCAAACATGCAAGTGAGCAGAGGGGCAGAACACCACCATCATCTCAAGAAAGCAGCAGCCTCAAAACCCCAGTCCCAGGTGTTCGGCTACAAAGTTCATCAGCAGGTTCTTGGAGACGCAGCGACTCCAGAATCTCGACAGACGAGAACATGAACCCGAAGTTTGTGAGGACTGCTCCATCATGGAAGCAGCAGAAGGCTCAAGACCACAGCAACCGAGTCAGCCAAAGGCTTAACACGATTCATCTCAGTGAGAAGGCTCAAGGCACCGGGCAAACACCATGGAGAAGCAGTGCAGCTCAGCGTTCTCTTTTCGGCGGCCATGTACCATTTCGTGACAGTGAGAACTGTCAGGGTGCCAGTCACACTGAGGCCACTAGCCGCTGGCCTAAGAACGCGGCGGCGAGCACAAGACCATGGAGGCCGCAGCAGAACCGGCTGCGGGTCTTCCGAGACATCACAGATGAGATGAACCAAAATGTTACATAG